In Marmota flaviventris isolate mMarFla1 chromosome 19, mMarFla1.hap1, whole genome shotgun sequence, the DNA window AGTGGGCTTTGTCCTGTGTGTATGAGGTCTCTTTTGGCTTAGATCAGCCATAGGAAATTCCAAAGTAAAGACCAATCTGTCCCTCTGTGGGTGCTCAGATGGGTGGGTAGCAGAACTACCCTAGTTGAGGCCCACTCCACATCTCCACCCCTTGTctagggctccaggggccagtaCAACTAGGAGAGAGCTGTGTGCATCTCCTCTGGCCCCCAAGGGGCCCTGATGGCTCAGCCCTGGTTTTGCATCCTGTAGAGCACAGAGGCCCACGAGAACAGCAGGGACAGCCGGCTGGCATGGACGGGTACGCAAGAGCACCTTGTGTCCACGGGACTCAACCAGGTAGGGACTTCTCCGGCGTGAGCAGGGCACTATCACGTAAGTCCTAGTCTAAAGGACTAGGGATTGTCTAGTCCTTTAGACTCCTGACCTAGGAAGGTGGGGTAAGGCTGGTGGGAGGTAGGGAGCTGATGTCCAGTTCCAGGCCTGTCCATATACGGCCTGCCTCTGCAGCTGGGTCTCAGAGCCCCAGGGGACTGAGGGCTGTGGAAAACTGGTGAATTCCATTTGCAATAGCTAAGCCTGACCCTGGGAGCTTTGGTGGCCCCACAGGGACCAGAGTCCATGGAGGGAACCGCCCCTGTCCTTTGTCACCTAGGGGTTGTTAAAGGAGCAGGACATGGAAACCCAGACCCTTTCTCCTGGCATGTCTTCCCCCTGCTCTGCCTTGTACCAGGCATACCCTCAGGTATTGGGTTTCAGGAGGCCCTGAGGTAGGCAGGCCAGGACCCTCTGAGCCTCTCTCTGGCCCTCCCCACAGATGCGTGAGCAAGAAGTGAAGCTGTGGGACACCCGTTTCTTCTCCAGTGCACTGGCCTCCCTCACCCTGGACACCTCACCCGGGTAGGAACTGCAACAAGTTGGGGGGGCTAGGACCAAAGGACCAGATGAGTGCTGAGTCTGGGTCTGGTGCATTAGTCATTGGTAAGGGTCCTTAATCCAGCTTGGCAGTGAGTCAGGCTGGTCACCTGTTACCTGGCTGCAGGTGCCTGACCTGGGCTACAAGGTCTATGTAAAAGACTGCTCTCCAGGAGCCCCAGGTTTCAACAGCAGCGGCACTGAGGTAACCTCCAGTTAGCCAGTGAGCCTGACCTGCCCTGGTAGACCCTTGGTGGCAGAGTGGGTGCTGGGTCATGGGGTATGGCCTAGGGCTCAcaggtgtattttgacatttggGAAGGGGATTGTGACCTGGAAGATGCActtgattttgctgaggataTTTGTGGGACTGAGGACCCTGGGAGACCTACAGGAAGATGGTTATGGGATGGACAGGTAGAGATGTTGGGAGAGATGAGCAGATTTAGAGGGGCCAGTGGCAGATAGGAGTGGGCTTGGATTCCACTGAGGTTTATGACATTCAGTCAGCACTTGCTACACGGCTGTCCCTGTCCGTCCCCAAGTGGGGCTGGTGCCCAGGAAGCATGGGGGAGGTCCAAATACACCTTTCCTTCCATCCCCACCAGAAGTATATGGAGGAAGGTTTGTGGAAACCCTGGTGGGGTCCCCAACCAGGCCGGCAGCTTTGTGCAGAGATGGCATTGGTCCACAGTGGCAGAGAGCCAGCCATCAGGAGGTCTGCAATGAGCACTTACAAGGGAGCAGTCGTTTAGTCTGCACGACCACCCACATCatagctgaggaaactgaggcttgggacGGTTCACACTTAGCCAagcaaggatatggggggaagGGGCAAGGACTTGGTCCCTGTCCCAAAGCTCCAGCTGTGACTCATGGCTTGTGCTCTTCCAGGCAAGGGGATTGTGGACTGCTAGAGTTAGGAAAGAAccttcttatattaaaaaaactgaGTCACGGAGGGACAGAGACCAGGAGCAGCAAGGGCAATGTGTCTCCCTTGGATCTTCTAGAAGAGCCCTTGGCCAGGTGTTCCCTAGCTGAGAGTGCTTCCTAAAGAGGGGGGCTTGGTCATGAAGACAGAGACCTTCCATCCCATCCTCTCACACCTAGGGAGAGGGAGACTGGGACGCTGTTGGCATGGGCagttttacaggtgaggaaggCAAGGCTGAGTGAGACTCAGGACTTTCTTCAGCCTCCTGCTGCTCTAGGCCTGGGGGACAGGGGGTTCAGGAAGGAAGTCAGCAGAGCCCAGCCTGCCCTGGAGGAACTGGAACAGCTGGGCCATGGGGTCCTACACCCATCATCTGTTCCACGTacccaccccagccctgagattGCCTTGGTGCTGCCCTGGCATCTTGTCCTCCAGACTTTCCCAGACCGTTGGCCCCTCCCCTGCAGGCCCCCAGCAGAGGCGTTGTGGGTGTGAAGGGACCCAGCATCGGCAATCAAGTGCTCACCCGCCCACTGCTTCCTGCCTTCCAGACCCTGCCCTCAGTGATAGGTCCTCCATCCCCCGCAGAGCAACTCCCACCCAGCCCCAGCATGGCCCCTGGAAGTTAACGATGCTCAGACCCCACGGTGCCACTGGCCAAGGCTGACCCTGTAATTACAGCAGTTAAGAATAGCCTGGAAGGACCAGCAAGGACTGGAGCTTCTCAAATCACTCCCAGATGGGTGTCCAGGCCAGTATCTTGCCCCTccgtccccagccctggccctgccaGAACCCTTAGCAAAAGAGCTGGCATTCTCAAGCTAGTGGATGCCAGGGACGCATGCCAGCCTCTAAACTGAGAGGCGGTGGGTCCCCTGCTCCCATGCACCCTGGAAGCCAGAGCCCCCCGCTGACTGGAGATGGAAAGTGCACAGGGCGTCAGCTGTGGGCACAGCTGCAGGGAGGCTGGCAGCGGTGTGCACTCAGCTGCCCTCAGTTTCTTCTGTTTTACAGATTTTCCATCTTGGTTTGGGCAGAACAGTGTGTGCTCTTAAGAGTTATAGGAGCCAGGGGTCAGGCATTCACCCCACTTCCTCCTCCCCTGGGGCGGGAGGGGCTCTATTGTGGTTCCCATCTCTGTCCTTCCTGCCACTTGTGGAGCGTCTTCACTGGAGCATGCCACAGTGGGAATAGTTGGGTGTACTGGGAAGCAGGCCAACCTCGGGCCGTGTGAAAGGCTGGCGGGAGGGGCAGGTACCTGGCACTTTTTGTGTGTAAGGCAGGCCCCATGCTTTGTGCCGGGTGGAGATGGGGGATATGAGAGGGACCAGCAGAGCTCAGTGTTCAAGAAGCAGCTTTTCCCTGGTCCAGGAGACATGCTTTTGGGTGTGAAATGGGAGGGGGTATGAGTGTGAGGGATCTGGAGGAACCTATGCTCTATCCCCTATAGCAGCAGGGGTCATGGCCACCGAATCTTCCCCTGTGGCTGGCAGCCCCAGCTGGGCCAGGGAGCAGGCGGTGGGCTCATCCTGTTTGGCTGTGAGCAAGCTGCTGCTTCATCTGCCTGAGGTGCCAGGGACAGAAGCAGAGCCCATGCAGCCCAAATGAAACTAGTGGCAGGAAGGACCCAGAATAGGGGGCTGGCATGTCCCCATGGCTGCCCCTGGTCCCTGGCTTAAAGCCACCCTGGGTGAGGTCTGTACCTTTCCTGGGCCCTGCCACCCCACCCAGCCAGTCCCACGGGCCAGGTTTGCTTTGCAGTGGAAACATTTCCTTAGCAGCTGCCGTACTCAGCAGCGGCCCACAGGCCCACAAAGGTGCCTCTGATGGGGCTGCTGAGGGCAGCCGCCTCGCCATGGCTGCTTCCTAGTGGAGCCCAGGCCTACAGGAAATCCACCTGGGCTGCTGCTACCGCCACTGCTGCCTTAGGAAGAAGGGCCCCACCCAGGCCCACAGCCACCTCCTCTGCCACATGACTTACACCGCCTGCCTCCTCCTCCGCGTGCCAGAGCCCTCAGCAGCCACtaattgaatccagagcctcgcGTGGCCAGGCCCGACTCTATGTTGACATCAACACCGCAAGCCTCTGGGCCTGGCTGTGCTTCCTTCTTACTGCTGGGGTGAGGCTAGGGACCAGGGCTGTGACCTGTGGGTGGACACTGTGTGGGGCCTCTGGGAGGCTTGCTCCAGCTTTTGCTGGGCTCCTCACTGCCCTGGGACCCACTGCCCCTCACCCTCTGAGGGTAACAGGAAGAGATGGTGTACATCCGTCACTGTCCCCAAGCTGCCTTGGGGACAAGGCAAACCTGGCCTGTGGGactggctggggtggggtggcaggGCCCAGGAAAGGTACAGACCTCACTCAGGGTGGCTTGGGACCCACTGCCCCTCACCCTCTGAGGGTAACAGGAAGAGATGGTGTACATCCATCACTCTCCCAAACCCAGTCCGTGCTACAGCTCTCCTACACATCCCTGGCTCTGCCCCCATCTCAACCTGCAGTTTTGGGGGTTCTAGAGTAGCTGAGTACATCCCCAGTGCAGGGAGCAAAGGGACCCCATGGAGCCACCAAGCCTAGTGCCATCTGTAAGCCAGACGGCCCTTTCGGCCCTGTCTCTGACCTGCTCCTAACAGCTCTGGCTGGCCCCCTCCCTCTGCACCCATCAGGATTCTGGCCTTGGCTATCCACCCTCCCTCTACCCGTACCAAAACCCTCTTCACAGCTGGATCAGAGGGCAGAACAGGACTTCCCAGAAGAGCCTGTGGGACTgtggggaggagctggggccACACATACCACCTGGTCTCAGGACCAGACAGCCATGAGACCTGGAATAAGACAGCTTAAGGCACCCCCTCCCTGGAGGTCAGATGGTAAACTGCCCATGAGACCTGCCCCTGAGCAGGGGATGACCTCCCCTGGGTCTCTCTGGGCCCCATATCTGCCACAAGCATCTCTCAGACTCAGGCACTATAGTTCCTGCTGGCAGAAAACTGGATCTGGCTAGGGTGAGGCTGCTCTAACTGGTCCCCCTTTCCCAAAGACAGGTGGCCCTATCCCTGCCTGGGTCTCACTTCACTCCTGGCCGGGCTGCCCTTCTGGCAAGACCCTCTGTGGCAGCCCTTGAAGCCCAGACCTGATGCCCTGTGGGAGATGTCTGCAGCCTCCCACAGAGGCTAGCCTTCCCATCCTCCCTGAACCCAACCTGTGTATCCCAGGCCAAGCCTGAGAAGCACttacttcattttgtcttttattttttacaaaaggCCTTCATATCATCCTTTATCTTATAAAAACCAAAGTCCTTGTCTCTgagtttgaaaaacattttccCAGCATAAATGGGAAAGGATTGCTtataaatacactttaaaaaatgaaacaacagaagCAAGTCCACATGTTCCCAGAGCACCTTCCTTTCCAGTTTCCTGTGTTCCTGTGCTTCTGGGGCCGAGGCTGGGGCCACAGGGCCCATCCCCACCCATGTTCTTTCTGGGGGCTTCCTTCACTGGCCCCCAGTCTCCTTGGGTTGGGTGAGCCCAGCAGGGCCCCAGCCGCATTACCAGCACACGGCAGAGCCTGCCAGGCCCCAGGATTGCACATTGAAAAGGTGGGGCAGATGCCAACCTTATAAGCACTCAGGCTAGGGGGCTGTCAAAGCTCATTACCTGGGCCACAGCAACTCACAGAAGAGATCAAGGCAGAGAGGGGCAGGGACTAGGAGTGGTCACATAGCCCTACCCAGCACATGTGTCCCCGGGATATGCACTGAGAACTTTCTTGTGTGGCAGCAGAGGGTGCTGGCTGAGAACTCAGCCCATGGCTCTCCCTGAGGCTTAGATATAGGGTTTTGCAGGGAGGGCACCTTGGAGGCTGGGCCCTGGGTAGCCCATGAGCAGCACCTCGCACTCAGGCCCACCTGGCAGGGCCTCCCCAGCACCCTCAGTTGCCTTGGGGCCTGGCTCCAAAGGGGCCTTGACACCTTCTAGCTCCAGGGGCCCTGCCCCTGGTCCCACCTGGCCCTTGCCCTGAGCCATGGCTGCTGCCCGTCCCCTCCGCACACAGTAGGCTGCCCCTGCAGCAGCCAGCACAGCCAGGAGCACAGCAGCCAAGGCAGGTGCAATAAGAAGTGGCAGGTTGCCCTCTCGGGCCTGGGTGACTGGGGCATGGTTGGAGCGGACAGCCGGGGGTGTGCGGGCCTCCCCACAGGCCTCTCTGCCTTCAGGTACCCGCCCAGCTCCCAAGGGTGTGACGCAGATGGCGTAGGTGGCGTTGGGTCGCAGCTGGGTGACCGTGTACTCTGTGAGTGAGGCAGGAAGTCGCAGAGTCACCAGCCGCTTGTCAGGGCCTGACAGGTTGCGGTAGGTGAGGCGGAGGCTCCTGAGCTGCAGCGCGCTGCCCTGCAGGTAGCGCTGCAGTCCCACACGCAGGGAGGTGGGGCTCACTGGCTCAATGCCGAGGGGCAGGGGTTGGGGAGGCCCTGGTGTGTCAGGTGTGGGGCTGGACTGCGGCCCCTGCCCCACTCGGCTCTCACAGTACAAGCCCGTGAAGCCCACAGGGCACAGGCACTCCAGGTGCTGCCTTGGTCCTAGCTGGCAGGTGCCCCCGTTGAGGCAGGTAGATGCAGGGCAGTCCTGGGCCTGGGAAGCAGGCCCTTTGGTTGGCAGGGCAGTGGATGGTGGGCTGGGGGCCTTGGTGGCTGGCTCAGTCAGGCTCAGCCAGGTAGGAGCCAAGCTGGAAGGTAAGAGTGTGGGCTCCCCCACTACTGGTCTTGTGGTAGGGGCTgtggcagtggtggtggtggctggGCAGCCAAAGTCAGCATAGTCAAGCTCCAGGAGCAGTCGGCCAGCATTCTTTGGTGGAAAATGGCAGCGTGTCTCTTCAGGGCTGGCCAGTGTGATGTGGCTGTCACGTACCCAGGGGCCGAACCAGCTCAAGGGGCACACGCAGTTGAAGGGATTGCGGGCAGCTGCCAGGAGCCGCAGTCGGGGGAAGAGGCCTGCAAGGTCACTTGGCAAGGCCTGCAGGCTCAGGTTGCTAAGGTCCAGCTCCTGCAGGGCGGCCAGGCCAGCCAGGTCCTCAGGCCGCAGCTGGGCTATGCGGGTGTTGCCAGCCAGCCGCAGTCGTGTCAGGCCCCGCAGGACTCGGATCACAGGAGGAACGTGTTCTAGTTGGTTGTCAGACACATCCAGGTCATGCAAGTTGCGTAGGTGGCCAAAGAGCCCCTCATCCAGCTGCTGCAGCCCCAAGCCAGCCAGCCGCAGTGCCTCCACGTTGGCAGTATCCAGGATCCCGGGCTCCAGGGCCGGGAGGTGGTTGTGGCTGAGGTCAAGCAGAAGCAGGCGGGGCAGGTGCAGTGGGGGCAGTGCCCGTAGCTCGTTGTCCTGCAGCTTGAGCTCCAGGA includes these proteins:
- the Vasn gene encoding vasorin, with amino-acid sequence MRSRSPLPQPLLLLLLLVPGPRVQGCPSGCQCNQPQTVFCTARQGTTVPRDVPPDTAGLYIFENGITTLDASSFASLPGLQLLDLSQNQITSLPGGIFQPLTNLSNLDLTSNKLREITNETFRGLRRLERLYLGKNRIRHIQPGAFDALDRLLELKLQDNELRALPPLHLPRLLLLDLSHNHLPALEPGILDTANVEALRLAGLGLQQLDEGLFGHLRNLHDLDVSDNQLEHVPPVIRVLRGLTRLRLAGNTRIAQLRPEDLAGLAALQELDLSNLSLQALPSDLAGLFPRLRLLAAARNPFNCVCPLSWFGPWVRDSHITLASPEETRCHFPPKNAGRLLLELDYADFGCPATTTTATAPTTRPVVGEPTLLPSSLAPTWLSLTEPATKAPSPPSTALPTKGPASQAQDCPASTCLNGGTCQLGPRQHLECLCPVGFTGLYCESRVGQGPQSSPTPDTPGPPQPLPLGIEPVSPTSLRVGLQRYLQGSALQLRSLRLTYRNLSGPDKRLVTLRLPASLTEYTVTQLRPNATYAICVTPLGAGRVPEGREACGEARTPPAVRSNHAPVTQAREGNLPLLIAPALAAVLLAVLAAAGAAYCVRRGRAAAMAQGKGQVGPGAGPLELEGVKAPLEPGPKATEGAGEALPGGPECEVLLMGYPGPSLQGALPAKPYI